In Streptomyces sp. SN-593, a single genomic region encodes these proteins:
- a CDS encoding cytochrome P450 family protein, with product MSQTTPLVLDPTGSDPDSEHEKLRAQGPAARVDILGVPAWAVTDPVLLKKLLTGPDVSKDARRHWPAYDHAVATWPLALWVSVHNMFTAYGGDHRRLRRLVAPAFSARRISALGERVELIVAALLDRLDARAGDAPGTPVDVRELFAYPIPIQVISHLMGLPEEQQADFRTVVDGVFSTTLTPDEAMANTIRLYGVLDDLIAAKRDAPGDDMTSLLIAARDDEGDGSALDETELRDTLLLMISAGYETTVNLLDQAIAALLTHPDQLALVRSGGSDWTTVVEETLRLEPAIKNLPMRFAIHDIPLPDGQVIAAGEPILAAYAAANRHPDWHGDTAGRFDVTRTAPGPEHLAFGHGVHFCLGAPLARLEAVVALRAFFARFPDARLATPAGALPRVPSLITNGHQTLPVVLRPAG from the coding sequence GTGTCCCAGACCACCCCGCTCGTCCTGGACCCCACCGGTTCCGACCCGGACTCGGAGCACGAGAAGCTGCGCGCCCAGGGCCCCGCCGCCCGCGTCGACATCCTCGGCGTACCGGCCTGGGCCGTCACCGACCCGGTCCTGCTCAAGAAGCTCCTGACCGGTCCCGACGTCTCCAAGGACGCCCGGCGGCACTGGCCGGCGTACGACCACGCGGTGGCGACCTGGCCGCTGGCCCTGTGGGTGTCGGTGCACAACATGTTCACCGCGTACGGCGGCGACCACCGCAGGCTGCGCCGGCTGGTGGCCCCCGCGTTCAGCGCGCGCCGGATATCGGCGCTCGGCGAGCGGGTCGAGCTGATCGTCGCCGCGCTGCTGGACCGGCTCGACGCGCGTGCCGGGGACGCCCCCGGCACGCCGGTGGACGTGCGCGAGCTGTTCGCGTACCCGATCCCGATCCAGGTGATCAGCCATCTGATGGGCCTGCCCGAGGAGCAGCAGGCCGACTTCCGCACCGTGGTGGACGGGGTCTTCTCCACCACCCTCACCCCCGACGAGGCGATGGCCAACACGATCCGCCTGTACGGGGTGCTGGACGACCTCATCGCCGCCAAGCGCGACGCGCCGGGCGACGACATGACGTCGCTGCTGATCGCCGCGCGCGACGACGAGGGCGACGGCTCCGCGCTGGACGAGACCGAGCTGCGCGACACCCTGCTGCTGATGATCAGCGCCGGCTACGAGACCACCGTGAACCTGCTCGACCAGGCGATCGCGGCGCTGCTGACCCACCCCGACCAGCTCGCCCTGGTCCGGTCCGGCGGCTCGGACTGGACCACGGTGGTGGAGGAGACGCTGCGGCTGGAACCGGCCATCAAGAACCTGCCGATGCGCTTCGCGATCCACGACATCCCGCTGCCCGACGGACAGGTGATCGCGGCGGGCGAGCCGATCCTCGCCGCGTACGCCGCCGCCAACCGGCACCCCGACTGGCACGGCGACACCGCCGGGCGGTTCGACGTCACCCGCACCGCGCCCGGTCCCGAGCACCTCGCCTTCGGCCACGGCGTGCACTTCTGCCTCGGTGCCCCGCTGGCCCGGCTGGAGGCGGTGGTCGCGCTGCGCGCGTTCTTCGCCCGCTTCCCCGACGCCCGTCTCGCCACGCCGGCGGGCGCGCTGCCCCGGGTGCCGTCCCTGATCACCAACGGCCACCAGACCCTCCCGGTGGTGCTGCGCCCGGCCGGCTGA